GCGTGAGCCGCTGCACCTCGCGCTCGAGGTACCAGATCGCTTTGCGCAGGTCCTCCACCTCGCGCTCGGGTCGCTCGCCCGCGCGCCAGATGTACTTGATGGCGTTGCCCCGGCAGAAGCCGAGGTGCTCCGTGACCTGGATGCATTCGATCCCGCTGGCGTGGTTCCGGTAGTGCGCGGGGTTCGTCGGGTCGGCCGGCGGCTTCTTGCGCGCGGTCATGACGCCACCTTCTTCCGCCGCATCATGCGCGGCCCGCGGCCCGTCGCGAGCCACTCAGCGTGGCAGCCGAGCACCTCGGCGAGCGCCTCGAGCGTGGAGCGCTTTGGCGCCGTCTTGCCCGACTCGACCAGCGCGACGATGCGCGCCGAAAGACCCGCGGCGACGCCGAGCGCCCTCCGCGAGTAGCCTGCTTCGGCCCGCGTCTCCGCGAGCCGTTCACAAATTGTGTTTGCCATGCTCCAGTCCTAGCAGCGGGAATCTTTTTTCGCAAGGTGGGAAAAAGACGTTGACGTTTTTCTCACGATGGCGCATGCTCCGGGACATGGACGACGAGCACAACGACTGCAACGAATGCAACGGCGCGGGGAGTTTCGCCCCGGTCTACCACGGCGAGCGCGAGGCCCCCGACGGCCGCGAGCGCCTCCGCTGCGAGGCGTGCGACGGCACGGGCCGCGAGGCGGAGTCGTGAGCCGCCCCGTGAAGCTCCGTGGCCCCGTGCGCGGCTGGTTCCTCACGCTGGCGACTCGCGCCGGCGTGAGTGTGGATGCGCTGCTCGCGATGCGGGCGGCCGACGTGGACGCCCTCTTGCGGGCGCGGAGGGTGTCATGAGCGAGACAGCGGCGATTGCGACGGTTGGGCAGATGACGGCAGCGCCGACGACGGGCGAGGTGTTCGCCCCGCGGACCATGGCCGAGGCTTGGAAGCTCGCGCAGACCTTCCACGCGAGCGGCCTGCTGCCGCGCGGCATCGCCTCGCCCGAGGCGGCGTTCACCATCATTGCGACGGGCGCCGAGTTGGGCCTTTCGCCGATGGCGTCGCTCCGGTCGATCCACGTCATCGAGGGCAAGCCGGTGCTCAGCGCCGCGCTCATCGCGGGCATCGTCCAGCGGCGCCCCGACCTCTGCGAGGGGTTCGTGCTCGTCGAGTCGAGCGACACGATCGCCACCTACGAGACGACGCGCCGCGGGCAAGCCCCCGTGCGCATGTCGTTCACCATCGAGCAGGCGCAGCGCGCGCGCCTGACCGATAAGGACAACTGGAAGAAGTACCCGCACGCGATGCTCCGGGCGCGCGCGTCCGCCGAGCTCGCGCGCGCGGTCTACCCCGATGTGGTGGGCGGGCTGTACGACCCCGACGAGATCCCGGGCGCCGAGGTGCGCACCGCCGAGCCTCGCCCGGTCGTACAGCCGCCCCCGCGGCGCACGCTCGCCGCCGCGTCGCCGGCCTCGAGCGCCGAGACGTTGCCCGCGCCGCCCGAGAGCGCCGAGGTGGTGTGCTCGCCCGTGGACACCGAGGCGCAGAACATCGCCCGCCTCGCCGAGCTGGCAACCGGCGCGGAGCTCGCCGCCTTCTCGGCCAGCG
This DNA window, taken from Myxococcales bacterium, encodes the following:
- a CDS encoding DUF3310 domain-containing protein — its product is MTARKKPPADPTNPAHYRNHASGIECIQVTEHLGFCRGNAIKYIWRAGERPEREVEDLRKAIWYLEREVQRLTRPIPYDLVPAVRK
- a CDS encoding helix-turn-helix domain-containing protein; this encodes MANTICERLAETRAEAGYSRRALGVAAGLSARIVALVESGKTAPKRSTLEALAEVLGCHAEWLATGRGPRMMRRKKVAS
- a CDS encoding recombinase RecT, with protein sequence MSETAAIATVGQMTAAPTTGEVFAPRTMAEAWKLAQTFHASGLLPRGIASPEAAFTIIATGAELGLSPMASLRSIHVIEGKPVLSAALIAGIVQRRPDLCEGFVLVESSDTIATYETTRRGQAPVRMSFTIEQAQRARLTDKDNWKKYPHAMLRARASAELARAVYPDVVGGLYDPDEIPGAEVRTAEPRPVVQPPPRRTLAAASPASSAETLPAPPESAEVVCSPVDTEAQNIARLAELATGAELAAFSASVPADEKTPRLRAAFSARLAAVRSAQ